The following are from one region of the Platichthys flesus chromosome 2, fPlaFle2.1, whole genome shotgun sequence genome:
- the LOC133973952 gene encoding transcriptional repressor scratch 2-like — MPRSFLVKQPKVHDVSSSNYYHQHQQHWDSSFSVTHAITESATNLAVRLTENGYIHDYIIPSMLQSTKEPGRELTGFSSGPLYSPGGSSGEEFSDHDMEHPDSPVSTATVESDSSGPELEACTINDLLISDGRSRRRPSRRCPRKGGRQSDSSKETGSADCSPAKGKAKGHYMCCECGKSYATSSNLSRHKQTHRSLDSQQARKCPTCHKVYVSMPALAMHMLTHDLKHECTMCSKAFSRPWLLQGHMRSHTGEKPFACAHCGKAFADRSNLRAHMQTHSAFKHYSCKRCHKSFALKSYLNKHYESACFKEHQAEDDGSADD, encoded by the exons ATGCCTCGCTCCTTTTTGGTGAAGCAGCCGAAGGTCCACGATGTCTCATCCTCCAACTACTAccatcagcaccagcagcactgGGACAGCTCTTTTTCTGTGACACATGCCATCACTGAGTCAGCCACCAACTTGGCGGTGCGTTTGACTGAAAATG gCTACATCCATGATTACATCATCCCCTCCATGTTGCAGAGCACAAAAGAGCCAGGTCGGGAGCTGACCGGGTTCTCCTCAGGGCCCCTGTACTCCCCAGGTGGCAGCAGTGGGGAAGAGTTCTCCGACCATGACATGGAGCACCCGGACAGCCCCGTCTCCACTGCCACAGTGGAGTCAGACAGTAGCGGCCCTGAGTTGGAGGCGTGCACCATCAATGACCTCCTCATCTCTGACGGCCGCTCCCGCCGGAGACCCAGCCGGCGGTGTCCACGCAAGGGaggcagacagtcagacagtaGCAAGGAGACTGGGTCAGCAGACTGCAGCCCTGCCAAAGGGAAAGCCAAAGGGCACTACATGTGCTGTGAGTGTGGCAAGTCTTATGCCACGTCCTCCAATCTGAGCAGACACAAGCAGACTCACCGCAGTCTGGACAGCCAACAGGCCAGGAAGTGTCCCACATGCCACAAGGTGTACGTGTCCATGCCGGCGCTGGCCATGCACATGCTGACCCACGACCTGAAGCATGAGTGCACTATGTGCAGCAAAGCCTTCAGTCGGCCCTGGCTGCTACAGGGCCACATGAGGTcccacacaggagagaaaccgttcgCCTGTGCCCACTGTGGCAAAGCCTTTGCCGATCGCTCCAACCTGCGCGcccacatgcagacacactcgGCCTTCAAGCACTACTCCTGCAAGCGCTGTCACAAAAGCTTTGCACTAAAGTCCTACCTGAATAAGCACTACGAGTCAGCCTGCTTCAAAGAGCACCAGGCAGAGGATGACGGCAGCGCTGACGACTGA
- the LOC133973732 gene encoding transcription factor 15-like, whose amino-acid sequence MMAFTMLRPVSTHPFSYPADLTMMSDDEEGSRSESDGSTDQGYDCCGTPVEGYRRESGGVVVRQRNAANARERHRTQSVNSAFTALRTLIPTEPVDRRLSKIETLRLASSYISHLANVLVVDGREDGQPCLSAVYKELKGSGGGKKPRTICTFCLSNQRKGVTDRRDCVKMHGHSRRQMSR is encoded by the exons ATGATGGCTTTCACTATGCTGAGGCCGGTGTCCACTCATCCCTTCTCTTACCCCGCTGACCTGACCATGATGTCGGACGATGAGGAGGGGAGCCGCAGCGAGAGCGACGGCAGCACCGACCAGGGCTACGACTGCTGCGGGACTCCGGTGGAGGGTTACCGGCGGGAATCCGGTGGCGTGGTGGTGCGTCAGCGGAACGCCGCCAACGCCAGAGAGAGACACCGGACCCAGAGCGTGAACTCGGCCTTCACGGCTCTGCGGACACTTATCCCCACGGAGCCGGTGGACAGGAGGCTGTCCAAGATCGAGACGCTGCGCCTGGCGTCCAGCTACATCTCGCACCTGGCCAACGTGCTGGTGGTGGACGGCAGGGAGGACGGTCAGCCGTGTCTCAGCGCTGTCTACAAGGAGCTGAAGGGGAGTGGAGGGGGCAAGAAGCCCAGGACCATCTGCACTTTCTGCCTCAGCAACCAACGGAAAGGG GTGACGGACAGACGAGACTGTGTGAAAATGCATGGGCACAGCCGGAGACAAATGAGTCGGTGA